The genomic DNA TGGCCACGCCCCCCAACGCGCTGGTGTTCAGCTCGGGCCACATCACCATCCCGCAGATGGCCAAGCACGGCTTCCTGATGAACATCCTGTCGATGATCGTCATCACCGGCCTGGGTTACTGGCTGCTGATCACCTTCTTCGGCGCGGTGGCGGGCGAGCTGCCCTCGTGGGCGGAGCGCGGCGCGAAATAAGCGGCAGGCCCGGCCAGCCGGGCGCGCTGGCCGGCCTATTGATTGATGGTCTGCTCATGGCCTGGAAGCGTCGTCGCTCACCTGGCGGTCAGGCCGTTTCCACCCGGTTGCCGCCCTGCGACTTCGCACGATACAGCGCCCGGTCAGCCGCGGCCAGCCCGTCGCCCAACGAAGGGAGTGGGCCTTCGTAGTGTGCCAGGCCGATACTGACCGTCACGGTGATCTCGCTGTTGCCCACCCGGCTGGCGATGGTGCCGGCGAAAGCCTGGGCCACCGCCTCGCCCAGCGCCTGGGCGTGCCGCGCCTCCTCGCCCGTCAACAGGCCTGCGAACTCCTCGCCGCCGATCCGCGCCAGCATCGCGCCTGGCCCCATCACGCTGCGCGCGATCTCCGCGAAGGACTGCAGGACCTCGTCGCCCGTCTGGTGGCCGTGCCGGTCGTTCACCAACTTGAAATGGTCGAGGTCGAACGCCAGGAAAGCCACCGGCCCCCGTCCCGCGCCCTGCAACTGGCGGGCGCCTTCCTCGAAGAACCGCTTGCGGTTGCCCAGCCGGGTCAGGTAGTCCGTCATCGACTCCTTCAACAGCTGGCCGTGCGCCTCTTCGCGGAAAACCTTGAGCAGCGCCATCGGCAACAGCATCGAATAGAGCACGCCTGCGTAGATGGTGATCATGCTGGCGAAGGCCTGCATCGGCGGTCCCTCGGCAGTCACGAGCCAGGGCAGGATCGCGGCGCGCGCACCATAGAGGAAGGCATGGATGAACGTCACGCCCACCACGATGTGGCGGGTGGGGAAGGACTTCATGGCTGCGCAGCGCCACATCTCCCACGCAGTCAGCGCACTGACCAGCGCAATGGGGATCGCGCTGATGTAGTTCCACATGACCTCCTGCCAGGCGGCCCCCGCGATCAGCCAGGCACTGACGGTACAGGCCAGCAGGCCCGCGCCGAACAGGCCGTAGCGCCGGCCGTTCAGGCTGGCGACGCCATTCAGGACGAGCAGGTAGCCGGTGACGATGATGAAGTTGGCAAGGGTGGCGCCGTAGGGCGAGGGCAAGTCGCGCCGGTACAAGGCCCCGATACAGCCGATGGCCAGTACCGCGAAGCCGGCGGCCAGCGTCCTCAGGGCACTGCTGCGCGCCGGGTTGCTCCGGTGTTCCCAGAACATCATCGCCGCGCCGGCGAACAGCGTTCCGATCGCAAGAAGGTAAAGCGTACGAAGATCCACTCACTTCCCAGGATGCAGGGGCATTGCGCCGTCGCGACGCGGCGGCATGCGGAATTTTAGATTCGGAATTCGACAGGTCATGGGAGGCGCGGACGGACGGTTGGACCCGTATTCCATCGCGCGCCACGCAACCCGATAACGTAACGCGATTATTCCAAAAAACCCATATTGTTACGTTTTTGAGGAAGAGGTCGTGTCAGCGGCAAGCCACATACCCCGCGTCATGGGATATTCGACGATGGAACGCCCCTGCGCCTGGCGGCACGGATTTGCGGATTCCATCCCGGTTTCATATACTCCCCCTCAGTATCCAACAACCATCGGTCCGCCATGCCCCACTCCCCCGAGGAAAAGAAACGCGTCCTGACGCGCGTGCACCGCATCCGCGGCCAATGCGACGCCCTGGAGCGCGCCCTGGAAGCGGGCGCGGACTGCGCGCCGGTGCTGCAGCAGATTGCCGCCATCCGCGGCGCCATCAACGGGCTGATGTCCGAAGTGCTGGAATCCCACATCCGCGAAGACTTCAGCCTGCCGGCCGACTCGGCCACCCAGCACGACACCCGGGTGCAGGATCTCCTCACCCTCGTGCGAACCTATTTGAAGTAGCACTGCCCCAGAACATCGCCGCCCAGGCCGGGCGGCAGCACCCCACCCTTACGGAGCCCGCCATGAAATCACGCGCCGCTGTCGCCTTTGCAGCCGGAGAACCGCTGAAGATCGTCGAGATCGACGTCGAACCTCCCCGCAAGGGAGAAGTGCTCATCCGCATCACCCACACGGGCGTCTGCCACACCGACGCCTTCACGCTCTCGGGCGACGATCCCGAAGGCCTCTTCCCCGTCGTGCTTGGCCATGAAGGCGCCGGCATCGTGGTGGAAGTCGGCGAAGGCGTGACCAGCGTGAAGCCGGGCGACCACGTGATCCCGCTCTACACCGCCGAATGCGGCGAGTGTCTCTTCTGCAAGTCGGGCAAGACCAACCTGTGCGTCTCGGTGCGCGCCACGCAAGGCAAGGGCGTCATGCCTGACGGGACCACCCGCTTCTCGTACAACGGCCAGCCCATCTATCACTACATGGGCTGCTCGACCTTCAGCGAATACACCGTGGTGGCTGAAGTGTCGCTGGCCAAGATCAACCCCGAGGCCAACCCCGAGCACGTCTGCCTGCTGGGCTGCGGCGTGACCACCGGCATCGGCGCCGTGCACAACACGGCCAAGGTCCAGGAAGGCGACACGGTCGCCGTGTTCGGCCTGGGCGGCATCGGCCTGGCCGTGCTCCAGGGTGCGCGCCAGGCCAAGGCCGGCCGCATCATTGCCGTCGACACCAACCCCGAGAAGTTCGGCCTGGCCAAAGTATTCGGCGCCACCGACTGCCTGAACCCCAAGGACTTCGACAAGCCCATCCAGCAGGTCATCGTGGAAATGACGGGCTGGGGCGTGGATCACTCGTTCGAGTGCATCGGCAACGTCAACGTCATGCGCGCCGCGCTGGAATGCGCGCATCGCGGCTGGGGACAGTCGGTCATCATCGGCGTGGCCGGCGCGGGCCAGGAAATCTCCACCCGCCCCTTCCAGCTGGTGACCGGCCGCCGCTGGCTCGGCTCGGCCTTCGGTGGCGTGAAGGGCCGCTCGGAGCTGCCCGGCATGGTGGAAGACGCCATGCGCGGCAAGATCGAACTCGCCCCCTTCGTCACGCACACCATGGGCCTGGAAGGCATCAACGACGCCTTCGACCTGATGCACGACGGCAAGTCGATCCGCAGCGTGGTGCGCTACGCGGAAGCCGCGGCGGCCTGATAGACACCGCCATTGAAAATGGGCGCGGCATCATCTGCCGCGCCCTTTTTTCATGCTGGCGGAATATTGATTCCGCGGGACGAGTTACTGGATCACGCGGATCTCATCCACCTCGAACTCGACGCCGCGGCGGCCCTTGCCCAGTTCACCGTGCAACTCCACCTGGGTCTTGTCATCGATCTTCACGCCGACGGGGAAATCGTCATCGTCGATGTCGACGCGGATCTGGCCCGTGCCGTCATCGAAGGTGTAGTGATCGTCGCCATCATGCGAGACGATGCGCCCGCGCAGGATCGCCTTCTGGTCGTCGCGGCCCGTGGCGGTCAGCTCCTTCACCGAAATGACCTTGATCGAGCTGGGTCCCGCGTAGCCCTGCTGCTGCGTGGCCGTGGCCGGGTTGGTGCTGGGGCCGCTATAGCCCTGGGCGGCGGCGCCCCCGGCGGCAAGCGCGCCAGCCAGCGCGGCGCTGGCGAGCAGGGTGCGGAGGAAAGCGGGACGTTGGATGGTCTGGGTCATGGCAGGGCTCCTTGCGCAACAGCGCGATAACGTTGAACACAGTGCCATTTGACGCCCCGAAGATGAAGTGAATCTGATCGCAGCACCTTAAGCGTGGCAAGGAAGAAAAAAAGATCACTCCGCATCTTTTTTTGCCAAGTTCCAACAAAAAACCAGCAAAAAAGATGCTATCCGATCTTTTTTTGGCAAATTCCAATTTTTTTCCCCACAATAGATGCAATCCATTCTTTTTAAAGCGGTGTTATGGGCAAACCATTACAGTCCGTCGCAGACCTGGGTCTCATCGTGCGCGCCGTCCGGAAAAGCCAGAATCTTCGCCTGGATGATCTGGCCGGCAGTGCTGGCGTGGGACATGTCTTCGTGCGTGACGTAGAACACGGCAAGGAAACCGTGCAGTTGGGGAAGGTGCTCCGGCTGCTGGAAGAATTGGGCGTCGAGCTGACCCTCAACGTACCGACCGAGGCCATTCCTCATTTGCAGCGGCTCAAGGCTAACGGCCTGAGGCCACTCAAGTCACGTTCGCCGGCAAATAAAGACGGGAAGAATCAGCAATGACGTCCTCTCGTGAACTGCGTGTACAGATCAATGCGGACGACGTCGGCACCCTGAACACGCAGGATGACATCTGGCGGTTTTCCTATGCCAGACAATGGCAGGAGAATCCGCTGGCGTTCCCCCTCGCGCCCGGCTTGCCGCTGGACGCCCAGGCATTCGTGGACGGCTCGGATCTGCGCCCGGTCCAGTGGTATTTCGACAACCTCCTTCCCGAGGAGAACCTGCGAAGCGTTCTCGCGAAAGAGGCCGAGATTGACGAGGCGGATGCATTCGGCCTGTTGGGCTATTTCGGCGCCGAATCGGCGGGCTCCCTGGTGCTGTCCAAACCGGGCGCCCCGCCTGCCAATACCGGTCTCGTCCCCTTGCCATTACCCCAACTCGATGCGCGAATCCGGAACTTGCCCCGTGCAACCCTGACCCAGAATGCGCCGAAGCGGATGTCACTGGCAGGCGCGCAGCACAAGATGGTCATTTGTCTGCAGGACGGGGAACTTTTCGAGCCTCAACCTGGCAGCCCTTCCACCCATATCCTGAAGCCTGACAGCCAATCGGAGATGTACCCCCACTCCGTCATCAACGAGTACTTCACGATGCGGTTGGCGGCAACCGTGGGGCTCAGTGTCCCGCCGGTCCAACGCCTTTATGCGCCTGCCCCTGCCTACATCATCGAACGGTTCGACCGGTCCCCAACCCCAGCGGGGGGGATCCAGCGTCTGCACATCATCGATACCTGCCAACTTCTCGGGCAATCGCGCGCCTTCAAGTATGAACAAGCCTCGGTGGACACTCTTGCATTGGCCATCAGGCAATGCACCTGGCGCGCGCATGCTCGTGTGCAGCTATTCCGGTGGCTGCTGTTCAACTACCTGATCGGTAACGGCGACAACCACCTGAAGAACCTGTCATTCCACATCGATAGCGAAGGCATCCGGCTTGCCCCCTTCTACGATCTTCTGTCGACCTGCGTTTACGCTACACGGGCATTCCATGACGATCCCGTCTGGCCAAAAGCAAAGCTGGCAATGACCCTGGGGAAAGCGGAACGATACGATCAAGTGTCGCGAGCCACGATGCTCGAGGCGGGACAGACGCTAGGGCTCTCCGCTGCCACGGTGGCACGAGAACTGGACAAGATGACCCGCAACCTGCCCGGACACGCCGACACACTGATCGAAGAAATCGAAGCAGCCTATCCGGCGATGATCACTGCCAGCCCTGATCCTGTCCTAGCAGCACGGCATCAAGCGGGCGAACAACGGCTGCTACGCAGCATCAGGCATGTCGTGCTGCAAGACACCGTCTCCAGCTTAAGGAAGGTGTAGTAACACGCCAAGTCCACGCCCCTCCAGCCCCTCTTCAAAACGCAGCGTAGCCCGGTGTAGCTCTGCCACGCGCGCCACGATGGACAGGCCCAGCCCGCTGCCCTGCACCTCGTTGCCCAGTATCCGGAAGAAACGCTGCGTCAGGCGCTCGCGGTCCGCCTGAGACACGCCCTCGCCATCATCGCGCACGGCAAGCACCACGCCAGCTGCTGCCTGCGTGGCAGAGATTTCCACCCTGCCGCCGCGCCTGCCGTAGCTGATCGCGTTGTGCAGCAGATTGCGCAAAGCCATCACCAGGCCATCGCGATTGCCCGTCACCATCGCCACCTGACACGCCACCGTTACCGACACCTCACGCGCCGCCGCGGCGGGTGCGCACACGCGCACCAACTCCTCCAGCAAAGCGGGGGCATCAATGGCCTCGGTCCGCAAGGCGTCGGGCGACTCCGGATCGAGCCGCGCCAGGTGCAGCAGGTTTTCCACCAGCGCCGTGCTGCGCGCCACGTCTTCGCGCAGGCGTTGCAGCTGCGCGGCAGCGGGGCTGTCAGCGGCCAGCGTGCGCTGCATCACCTGGATGCGCGAGGCCAGCGCGGCAAGCGGCGTGCGCAACTCGTGCGCGGCATCCGCCGTGAAGCGGCGCTCGCCTTCCAGCGCATGGTCCAGCCTGCCCAACAGGCGATTGAGCGCGGTCACCACCGTCTGCACTTCGCGCGCGCGGCCGTCGTACACCAGGGGGGACAGGTCCGACGGCGATTTGTCCTCCATGCCGCGCGCCATGTTCTCCAGCGGCGCCAGCAGACGCCTGATCAACCACCAGTTCATCACCCCCAGCAGCAGCCACAGGCCCACCAGGGGCCAGGCCAGCGACGCCAGCATATCGACGATGAGATCGCTGCGGTCATCCCATTCCTGGCCGATCTGCACGGAGAAGTCCAACGCATCGTGCTTGCGCACGTAAACGCGCCAGCGCTCGCCATCCACGCGCACGTCGTAGAAACGATCGTCCTTGCGCCCGGGGTCCACGAAAGGCCGCCTGGGCGCATCCTCGCCGCGGCGCAGCACCACGCCATCGCGCGAGACAATCTGGTAGTCCAGGCGCAACGACGGCTGCGCCGCCTCCCGGTCACGCGCGGGCATCCCGCCCACCGACGTGCCCTCGCCCAACGCCAGCACCAGCCGCGCGCCCTCCTCCAACGAGTCGTCGAAGGTGTCGCTGACCTCCTTCCACGCCAGCGCCAGCACGATGATCGTGCTGATGAGCCCCACCGCGATGCTGGAGCCCAGCGTGGTGGAGATCAGCCGGCGGCGCAGCGAATAGCTGTCGTCCGCGCCCGCCGGCCGGGTCCGACGCCACGGCAGCCTCACGCGCCCAGCTCCGCCAATCTGTAGCCCTGGCGGCGGATCGTCTTGATCGTGTCGGAAGACAGCTTGCGCCGCAGGTTGTAGATGTGCACCTCGATGGTGTTGCTCTCCACCTCGTCGCCCCAGCCGTACAGGGCCTCTTCCAGCTGGGCGCGCGAGACCACATGGCCGGGGCGGCGGATCAGCGCATGCAGCACCGCGAACTCCAGGGCGGTCAGGTCCACGGGCTCGTCGTTGAAGGTCACCTGCTTGGCAGACGGGTCCAGCGCCAGGGCGCCATGCCGCAAGGCCGTGTCCGGGCGCCCGTCATGGCGGCG from Orrella dioscoreae includes the following:
- a CDS encoding GGDEF domain-containing protein, with the translated sequence MMFWEHRSNPARSSALRTLAAGFAVLAIGCIGALYRRDLPSPYGATLANFIIVTGYLLVLNGVASLNGRRYGLFGAGLLACTVSAWLIAGAAWQEVMWNYISAIPIALVSALTAWEMWRCAAMKSFPTRHIVVGVTFIHAFLYGARAAILPWLVTAEGPPMQAFASMITIYAGVLYSMLLPMALLKVFREEAHGQLLKESMTDYLTRLGNRKRFFEEGARQLQGAGRGPVAFLAFDLDHFKLVNDRHGHQTGDEVLQSFAEIARSVMGPGAMLARIGGEEFAGLLTGEEARHAQALGEAVAQAFAGTIASRVGNSEITVTVSIGLAHYEGPLPSLGDGLAAADRALYRAKSQGGNRVETA
- the frmR gene encoding formaldehyde-responsive transcriptional repressor FrmR gives rise to the protein MPHSPEEKKRVLTRVHRIRGQCDALERALEAGADCAPVLQQIAAIRGAINGLMSEVLESHIREDFSLPADSATQHDTRVQDLLTLVRTYLK
- a CDS encoding S-(hydroxymethyl)glutathione dehydrogenase/class III alcohol dehydrogenase; this translates as MKSRAAVAFAAGEPLKIVEIDVEPPRKGEVLIRITHTGVCHTDAFTLSGDDPEGLFPVVLGHEGAGIVVEVGEGVTSVKPGDHVIPLYTAECGECLFCKSGKTNLCVSVRATQGKGVMPDGTTRFSYNGQPIYHYMGCSTFSEYTVVAEVSLAKINPEANPEHVCLLGCGVTTGIGAVHNTAKVQEGDTVAVFGLGGIGLAVLQGARQAKAGRIIAVDTNPEKFGLAKVFGATDCLNPKDFDKPIQQVIVEMTGWGVDHSFECIGNVNVMRAALECAHRGWGQSVIIGVAGAGQEISTRPFQLVTGRRWLGSAFGGVKGRSELPGMVEDAMRGKIELAPFVTHTMGLEGINDAFDLMHDGKSIRSVVRYAEAAAA
- a CDS encoding YgiW/YdeI family stress tolerance OB fold protein, giving the protein MTQTIQRPAFLRTLLASAALAGALAAGGAAAQGYSGPSTNPATATQQQGYAGPSSIKVISVKELTATGRDDQKAILRGRIVSHDGDDHYTFDDGTGQIRVDIDDDDFPVGVKIDDKTQVELHGELGKGRRGVEFEVDEIRVIQ
- a CDS encoding helix-turn-helix domain-containing protein, with the protein product MGKPLQSVADLGLIVRAVRKSQNLRLDDLAGSAGVGHVFVRDVEHGKETVQLGKVLRLLEELGVELTLNVPTEAIPHLQRLKANGLRPLKSRSPANKDGKNQQ
- a CDS encoding HipA domain-containing protein translates to MTSSRELRVQINADDVGTLNTQDDIWRFSYARQWQENPLAFPLAPGLPLDAQAFVDGSDLRPVQWYFDNLLPEENLRSVLAKEAEIDEADAFGLLGYFGAESAGSLVLSKPGAPPANTGLVPLPLPQLDARIRNLPRATLTQNAPKRMSLAGAQHKMVICLQDGELFEPQPGSPSTHILKPDSQSEMYPHSVINEYFTMRLAATVGLSVPPVQRLYAPAPAYIIERFDRSPTPAGGIQRLHIIDTCQLLGQSRAFKYEQASVDTLALAIRQCTWRAHARVQLFRWLLFNYLIGNGDNHLKNLSFHIDSEGIRLAPFYDLLSTCVYATRAFHDDPVWPKAKLAMTLGKAERYDQVSRATMLEAGQTLGLSAATVARELDKMTRNLPGHADTLIEEIEAAYPAMITASPDPVLAARHQAGEQRLLRSIRHVVLQDTVSSLRKV
- a CDS encoding ATP-binding protein yields the protein MRLPWRRTRPAGADDSYSLRRRLISTTLGSSIAVGLISTIIVLALAWKEVSDTFDDSLEEGARLVLALGEGTSVGGMPARDREAAQPSLRLDYQIVSRDGVVLRRGEDAPRRPFVDPGRKDDRFYDVRVDGERWRVYVRKHDALDFSVQIGQEWDDRSDLIVDMLASLAWPLVGLWLLLGVMNWWLIRRLLAPLENMARGMEDKSPSDLSPLVYDGRAREVQTVVTALNRLLGRLDHALEGERRFTADAAHELRTPLAALASRIQVMQRTLAADSPAAAQLQRLREDVARSTALVENLLHLARLDPESPDALRTEAIDAPALLEELVRVCAPAAAAREVSVTVACQVAMVTGNRDGLVMALRNLLHNAISYGRRGGRVEISATQAAAGVVLAVRDDGEGVSQADRERLTQRFFRILGNEVQGSGLGLSIVARVAELHRATLRFEEGLEGRGLGVLLHLP